One stretch of Nocardia mangyaensis DNA includes these proteins:
- the rpmB gene encoding 50S ribosomal protein L28, with amino-acid sequence MAAVCDVCAKGPGFGKSVSHSHRRTNRRWNPNIQTVRAQVAPGNTRRMNVCTSCLKAGKVVRG; translated from the coding sequence ATGGCTGCCGTTTGCGACGTCTGCGCCAAGGGCCCCGGTTTCGGGAAGTCGGTCTCGCACTCGCACCGGCGCACCAACCGTCGCTGGAACCCGAACATCCAGACCGTGCGTGCGCAGGTTGCCCCCGGCAACACTCGCCGGATGAACGTGTGCACCTCCTGCCTGAAGGCGGGCAAGGTCGTGCGCGGCTGA
- a CDS encoding GNAT family N-acetyltransferase, whose amino-acid sequence MTWRIVPLTACRVTELAACHITSWREAYGTLVPEHVLAGFDLDRSAITWERRRADGEHRIPVAVVADQLVGFAAATDTELEALYVRAAWHGTGVADALIEAAAPGSPCTLWVFGDYPRAHAFYRRHGFTDTGERKVDPFTLLPEQLWRRAHR is encoded by the coding sequence ATGACCTGGCGGATCGTCCCGCTGACCGCTTGCCGCGTGACCGAGCTGGCGGCCTGCCACATCACGAGCTGGCGCGAGGCCTACGGCACGCTGGTCCCTGAGCACGTGCTCGCCGGTTTCGATCTCGACCGCTCCGCGATCACCTGGGAGCGGCGCCGCGCCGACGGCGAGCACCGGATACCCGTCGCCGTGGTCGCCGACCAGCTCGTCGGTTTCGCCGCCGCCACCGACACCGAACTCGAAGCGCTCTACGTCCGGGCCGCCTGGCACGGCACCGGTGTCGCCGACGCCCTGATCGAGGCCGCGGCCCCCGGCTCGCCGTGCACGCTGTGGGTCTTCGGCGACTATCCGCGCGCGCACGCCTTCTATCGCAGGCACGGCTTCACCGATACCGGCGAGCGCAAGGTCGACCCGTTCACCCTCCTGCCCGAACAATTGTGGCGGCGTGCGCATCGCTAG
- a CDS encoding enoyl-CoA hydratase/isomerase family protein: MSTTEPVAAVELLDGVLQLTIATAAAGTSMDFTLINAGTEALRSLGDEVGAILLVGTGANFCAGGNVRDFASADDRGARLHELASQLHDFVRALDAAPVPVVAAVHGWAAGAGMSLVCAADIAIGGPSTKLRPAYPGIGLSPDGGMSWTLPRIVGASRASEILLTDAVVDAEEAVRLGLLSRTVADEDVRAEALRVATGFVTGPRPTYATMKKLLAQSPTATLDQQLDAERDGISAAARSNTGREGVDAFVAKRKPDYRGLD, from the coding sequence ATGAGTACCACCGAACCGGTCGCCGCCGTCGAACTGCTCGACGGCGTGCTGCAGCTGACCATCGCCACCGCCGCCGCGGGTACCTCGATGGATTTCACCTTGATCAACGCGGGCACCGAGGCACTGCGCTCGCTCGGCGACGAGGTCGGCGCCATCCTGCTGGTCGGCACGGGCGCCAACTTCTGCGCGGGCGGCAATGTCCGTGACTTCGCCAGTGCCGACGACCGCGGTGCCCGGCTCCACGAGTTGGCATCCCAGCTGCACGATTTCGTGCGTGCCCTGGACGCCGCCCCGGTGCCCGTCGTCGCCGCGGTGCACGGCTGGGCGGCGGGCGCGGGCATGAGCCTGGTGTGCGCGGCCGACATCGCGATCGGCGGCCCGTCGACCAAGCTGCGCCCCGCCTACCCGGGTATCGGCCTGAGCCCCGACGGCGGCATGTCCTGGACGCTGCCGCGTATCGTCGGCGCGAGCCGCGCCAGCGAGATCCTGCTCACCGACGCCGTCGTCGACGCCGAGGAAGCCGTCCGCCTCGGCCTGCTCAGCCGCACCGTCGCCGACGAGGACGTACGCGCCGAGGCCCTGCGTGTGGCCACCGGCTTCGTCACCGGCCCCCGCCCCACCTACGCGACCATGAAAAAGCTGCTGGCCCAATCGCCCACGGCGACCCTGGACCAGCAGCTCGACGCCGAACGCGACGGCATCTCCGCCGCCGCGCGCAGCAACACCGGCCGCGAAGGCGTCGACGCCTTCGTGGCCAAGCGCAAACCCGATTACCGCGGGCTCGACTGA
- a CDS encoding uracil-DNA glycosylase has product MGAKPLSEIIDPGWARALEPVTDRISEMGEFLRAENAAGRGYLPAGENVLRAFTRPFDAVRVLIVGQDPYPTPGHAMGLSFSVAPDVSPVPRSLSNIFAEYTKDLGFDTPSCGDLSPWSDQGVLLLNRVLTVTPGTPASHRGKGWEAVTEQAIAALVERAEPLVAVLWGRDAGSLKPTLTAAEVPYIESAHPSPLSASRGFFGSRPFSRVNELLDELGAEPVDWRLP; this is encoded by the coding sequence ATGGGTGCCAAACCACTGTCGGAGATCATCGATCCGGGCTGGGCCCGGGCACTGGAGCCGGTCACCGACCGCATCAGCGAGATGGGCGAATTCCTGCGCGCGGAGAACGCGGCGGGCCGCGGCTATCTGCCCGCGGGGGAGAACGTGCTGCGCGCGTTCACCCGTCCGTTCGACGCGGTGCGCGTGCTGATCGTCGGCCAGGATCCCTATCCGACCCCCGGACACGCGATGGGACTGAGTTTCTCGGTCGCGCCGGATGTTTCGCCGGTGCCGCGCAGTCTGTCCAACATCTTCGCCGAGTACACCAAGGACCTGGGCTTCGACACACCCAGCTGCGGTGACCTGAGCCCGTGGTCGGATCAGGGCGTGCTGCTGCTCAACCGCGTCCTCACCGTCACCCCGGGGACGCCGGCCTCACATCGCGGCAAGGGCTGGGAAGCGGTGACCGAGCAGGCCATCGCGGCACTGGTCGAGCGCGCCGAGCCGTTGGTCGCGGTGCTGTGGGGGCGCGACGCCGGTTCGTTGAAGCCCACGCTGACCGCCGCCGAGGTCCCCTACATCGAATCGGCGCATCCCTCCCCGCTGTCCGCCTCGCGCGGTTTCTTCGGTTCGCGGCCCTTCTCCCGGGTCAACGAACTGCTCGACGAGCTCGGTGCCGAGCCCGTCGATTGGCGGCTGCCCTGA
- a CDS encoding thiamine-phosphate kinase, whose amino-acid sequence MTVRELGEFALIDRINAGREQAAHVLLGPGDDAALVAAPDGRFVVSTDMLVEGRHFRLDWSSPRDIGRKAIAQNAADIVAMGARPTAFVVALGCPGETEVAVVEGIADGMWAEAGRAGGSIAGGDLVHSAQLVISVTAFGDLGGQAAITRSGATVGDIVAVAGELGWSGAGLAVLSSSADSSDPAFAHALAAHRVPQPPYAAVVDVFGAEGPSALTDISDGLLADLGHLATASGVAIEVHSAALADAELAALAQRLDVDAGQWILAGGEEHAFVGTWPASTSLPPGWRPIGVVRAGSGVTVDGAAPTGGTGWESFRGADAPSTGDRR is encoded by the coding sequence CTGACGGTGCGTGAGCTGGGCGAGTTCGCCTTGATCGACCGGATCAACGCGGGCCGGGAACAGGCAGCCCACGTGCTGCTCGGCCCTGGCGACGACGCCGCGCTCGTGGCCGCGCCCGACGGCCGGTTCGTGGTGAGCACCGACATGCTCGTCGAAGGCAGGCACTTCCGGCTCGACTGGTCGTCACCACGCGACATCGGTCGCAAGGCGATCGCCCAGAACGCCGCCGACATCGTGGCGATGGGCGCGCGGCCGACCGCGTTCGTGGTGGCCCTGGGCTGTCCGGGCGAGACCGAGGTGGCGGTGGTCGAGGGCATCGCCGACGGGATGTGGGCCGAGGCCGGACGCGCCGGCGGGTCCATCGCGGGCGGGGACCTGGTCCACAGTGCGCAGTTGGTGATCTCGGTGACCGCGTTCGGCGACCTCGGTGGGCAGGCGGCGATCACCAGGTCGGGCGCTACCGTCGGTGACATCGTGGCGGTGGCGGGCGAGCTCGGCTGGTCCGGTGCCGGTCTGGCCGTATTGTCGAGCAGCGCCGATTCTTCCGACCCGGCCTTCGCGCATGCCCTTGCGGCGCACCGGGTTCCGCAACCTCCGTACGCGGCGGTGGTCGATGTGTTCGGCGCCGAGGGACCGTCGGCACTCACCGACATCTCCGATGGACTGCTCGCCGACCTCGGGCACCTGGCCACCGCCTCCGGCGTCGCGATCGAGGTACACAGTGCCGCACTGGCCGACGCGGAACTGGCCGCGCTCGCCCAGAGACTCGATGTCGATGCGGGGCAATGGATTCTGGCCGGGGGCGAGGAACACGCCTTCGTCGGTACCTGGCCCGCGAGCACGAGCCTGCCCCCGGGGTGGCGGCCGATCGGGGTCGTCCGCGCAGGCAGCGGCGTCACCGTCGACGGCGCGGCGCCGACCGGCGGCACCGGCTGGGAATCGTTCCGTGGGGCGGACGCCCCCTCCACCGGCGACAGACGATAG
- a CDS encoding DUF3515 domain-containing protein: MAADSSDPTANDRNEQSPGPDAPAPAPRSSDDRPSTDPADASAADAPTTAEAADEPDPADLESDRADKGSDATDTAADADAAADSASTPYSPALIATAVALPVVLLVAVLVAAFIALRAPTEREPLALGPVPAPAADGPACQALLPALPADLGDYTKSTLHEPAPPATRAWQLPDGGDPIVLRCGLDRPLEFNRASPLQVIDDVQWFQVRDEVAQTGTWFAVDRETYIALTVPDGSGTAPVQIVSDTIKKTLPYQEPQPGEL, encoded by the coding sequence ATGGCGGCGGATTCGTCGGACCCGACAGCGAACGACCGGAACGAGCAGTCCCCCGGCCCGGACGCTCCCGCGCCCGCCCCGCGCTCCTCGGACGACCGGCCGAGCACCGATCCGGCAGACGCCTCGGCAGCCGATGCGCCCACCACCGCCGAAGCCGCCGACGAGCCGGACCCGGCCGACCTCGAATCCGATCGAGCCGACAAGGGTTCCGACGCGACGGACACCGCTGCGGACGCGGACGCGGCTGCGGACTCGGCGTCGACGCCCTACTCCCCCGCACTCATCGCCACCGCCGTTGCGCTGCCGGTCGTGCTCCTCGTCGCGGTCCTGGTCGCCGCCTTCATCGCCCTGCGCGCCCCCACCGAACGCGAACCCCTGGCTCTCGGCCCGGTCCCCGCGCCGGCCGCGGACGGCCCGGCCTGCCAGGCCCTGCTCCCCGCACTGCCCGCCGACCTCGGCGACTACACCAAGTCCACCCTCCACGAGCCCGCCCCACCAGCCACCCGCGCCTGGCAACTCCCCGACGGCGGCGACCCGATCGTGCTGCGCTGCGGCCTCGACCGCCCGCTCGAATTCAACCGCGCCTCCCCGCTGCAGGTGATCGATGACGTGCAGTGGTTCCAGGTCCGCGACGAGGTGGCCCAGACCGGCACCTGGTTCGCCGTCGACCGCGAGACCTACATCGCCCTGACCGTCCCCGACGGTTCCGGCACCGCACCGGTCCAGATCGTCTCCGACACCATCAAGAAGACGCTCCCCTACCAGGAACCCCAGCCGGGCGAGCTGTAG
- a CDS encoding D-alanine--D-alanine ligase family protein → MTNRIRVAVVFGGRSSEHAVSCVSASSVLRNLDPERYEVVPIGITTTGSWVLAEGIGELALSHDTLPAVDATGTALTLAADPGRAGALVALDDPTAALGSVDVVFPILHGPFGEDGTLQGMLELAGVPYVGAGVLASAAGMDKEFTKKLLAAEGLPVGLQVVLRPGTDTLAEADRARIGLPAFVKPARGGSSIGITKITDWAALPAAIAAARAHDPKVIVEAGIVGREVECGVLEFADGQVRGSVVSEIRMPDADSPAPEFYDFATKYLDDVCEFDVPAKLDDAVADQIRELSVRAFRALDCQGLARVDFFVTADGPVINEINTMPGFTPISQYPRMWEATGVDYPTLVSTLIETAVARGTGLR, encoded by the coding sequence ATGACGAACCGGATCAGGGTTGCCGTGGTGTTCGGCGGTCGCAGTAGCGAGCACGCCGTGTCGTGCGTGTCGGCGAGCAGCGTGCTGCGCAACCTCGATCCCGAGCGCTACGAGGTGGTGCCGATCGGCATCACCACCACCGGCAGCTGGGTACTGGCCGAGGGCATCGGCGAGCTCGCGCTGAGCCACGACACGCTGCCCGCCGTCGACGCGACGGGTACCGCGTTGACCCTGGCAGCGGACCCGGGCCGGGCCGGCGCGTTGGTCGCGCTCGACGATCCGACCGCCGCGCTCGGTAGCGTCGACGTGGTGTTCCCGATCCTGCACGGTCCCTTCGGCGAGGACGGGACGCTGCAGGGGATGCTCGAATTGGCAGGCGTGCCCTACGTCGGCGCGGGCGTGCTGGCCAGCGCGGCGGGGATGGACAAGGAGTTCACCAAGAAATTGCTGGCGGCCGAAGGGTTACCGGTGGGTCTGCAGGTGGTACTGCGACCCGGCACCGACACCCTGGCCGAGGCCGACCGGGCGCGGATCGGATTGCCCGCGTTCGTGAAGCCAGCGCGCGGTGGGTCCTCGATCGGCATCACCAAGATCACCGATTGGGCCGCGCTGCCCGCCGCGATCGCCGCCGCCCGCGCACACGATCCGAAGGTGATCGTCGAGGCGGGCATCGTCGGACGCGAAGTCGAGTGCGGCGTCCTGGAATTCGCCGACGGACAGGTGCGCGGCAGCGTGGTCTCCGAGATCCGGATGCCCGACGCCGACTCGCCCGCGCCCGAGTTCTACGACTTCGCCACCAAATACCTCGACGACGTGTGTGAATTCGATGTCCCCGCCAAGCTCGACGACGCCGTCGCCGACCAGATCCGCGAACTGTCGGTGCGCGCCTTCCGCGCCCTGGACTGCCAGGGGCTCGCTCGCGTCGACTTCTTCGTCACCGCCGATGGCCCGGTGATCAACGAGATCAACACCATGCCCGGCTTCACTCCGATCTCGCAGTACCCCCGGATGTGGGAAGCGACCGGGGTCGACTACCCGACCCTGGTGTCGACCCTGATCGAAACCGCCGTCGCCCGCGGCACCGGCCTCCGTTGA
- a CDS encoding NAD(P)H-dependent glycerol-3-phosphate dehydrogenase: MTRAAVMGAGSWGTAFAKVLAEAGTETTIWARRPEVALALDTEHQNPFYLPGVQLPPVRATDDHRVALDGADLVVLAVPSQSLRANLDRWKGDIGADATLLSLCKGIETGTLLRMSQVIAEVTGAEPGRIAVLSGPNLAHEIVQRQPAATVIACSDAERAGAAQRAIATGYFRPYTNSDVIGAEIGGACKNVIAIACGIASGMGLGDNSVASLITRGLAEIMRLGVALGAQPVTLAGLAGVGDLVATCTSPLSRNRSFGHVLGAGGSMQVAQEATNGQVAEGVKSCTSVRALAAAHQVEMPLTDAVHRVCHEGLSVNEAVGSLLGRRIKPE, encoded by the coding sequence ATGACGAGGGCGGCGGTAATGGGAGCGGGGTCGTGGGGCACCGCGTTCGCGAAGGTGTTGGCGGAAGCGGGGACCGAGACGACCATCTGGGCCAGGCGCCCCGAGGTCGCGCTGGCCCTGGACACCGAGCATCAGAACCCCTTCTATCTACCCGGCGTGCAGCTACCGCCGGTGCGGGCGACCGACGATCACCGGGTCGCGCTCGACGGCGCCGACCTCGTGGTGCTGGCGGTTCCGTCGCAGTCGCTGCGCGCCAATCTGGACCGCTGGAAAGGCGATATCGGCGCCGATGCCACGCTGCTGAGCCTGTGCAAGGGCATCGAGACCGGCACGTTGCTGCGGATGAGTCAGGTGATCGCCGAGGTCACCGGCGCCGAGCCGGGCCGCATCGCGGTGCTGTCGGGACCGAATCTGGCGCACGAGATCGTCCAGCGTCAGCCCGCGGCGACGGTGATCGCCTGTTCGGACGCCGAGCGTGCCGGTGCGGCGCAGCGGGCCATCGCCACCGGATACTTCCGGCCGTACACGAATTCCGATGTGATCGGCGCCGAGATCGGCGGGGCGTGCAAGAACGTCATCGCCATCGCCTGCGGGATCGCCTCGGGCATGGGCCTCGGCGACAACTCGGTGGCCAGCCTGATCACCCGGGGGCTCGCCGAGATCATGCGGCTCGGTGTCGCGCTCGGTGCCCAGCCGGTGACGCTGGCCGGGCTGGCCGGGGTCGGCGATCTGGTGGCCACCTGCACCTCGCCGCTGTCGCGCAATCGCTCCTTCGGCCATGTGCTCGGGGCGGGCGGGTCGATGCAGGTCGCGCAGGAGGCGACCAATGGCCAGGTGGCCGAGGGTGTGAAGTCGTGCACATCGGTGCGGGCGCTGGCGGCCGCGCATCAGGTGGAGATGCCGCTCACCGACGCGGTGCACCGGGTGTGTCACGAGGGACTTTCGGTGAACGAGGCGGTCGGCAGTCTGCTGGGCCGACGGATCAAACCCGAGTAA
- the cofC gene encoding 2-phospho-L-lactate guanylyltransferase: protein MRPHTVHVVMAVKHIDRAKSRLAEVLTPHQRGRLVLAMFADTVVAATAVPEVRSLTVVTPDPLVAARARELGAHVLDEPATDHDPLNTALAAGAADVRDRHGPSHLLALQADLPALRAAELTDLLVVAPAGGRSVVIDHTGTGTAALLVRDATAPLTPRFGADSARAHRDGGARALAGHWPGLRCDVDTPADLDIVRALGVGEFTTRTLRAFGMSPHHGDPVRTVC, encoded by the coding sequence ATGCGTCCGCACACCGTGCACGTCGTGATGGCGGTCAAGCACATCGACCGGGCCAAGAGCAGGCTGGCCGAGGTACTCACACCGCACCAGCGCGGCCGGCTGGTGCTGGCCATGTTCGCCGATACCGTCGTGGCCGCGACCGCCGTGCCCGAGGTGCGGTCGCTGACCGTGGTCACCCCGGATCCGCTCGTCGCCGCGCGCGCCCGCGAACTCGGCGCGCACGTACTCGACGAACCGGCGACCGATCACGATCCGCTCAACACCGCGCTCGCCGCGGGCGCGGCGGACGTGCGCGACCGGCACGGGCCGAGTCATCTGCTCGCCCTGCAGGCCGATCTGCCCGCCCTGCGCGCCGCGGAACTGACCGACCTGCTCGTCGTCGCCCCCGCCGGCGGCCGCTCGGTGGTGATCGATCACACCGGCACCGGCACCGCGGCCCTGCTGGTCCGCGACGCCACCGCCCCCCTGACTCCACGCTTCGGCGCCGATTCCGCGCGGGCGCACCGCGACGGCGGCGCGCGGGCACTGGCCGGGCACTGGCCGGGGCTGCGCTGCGACGTGGACACTCCCGCCGATCTCGACATCGTGCGCGCGCTCGGCGTGGGCGAGTTCACCACGCGGACACTGCGCGCCTTCGGAATGTCACCGCACCATGGGGATCCGGTGCGCACCGTGTGCTAG
- a CDS encoding RNA degradosome polyphosphate kinase — MIGVVSDTETIKQPPISPPPAAATATGGDATTQRLPRDRYLNRELSWLDFNARVLALAEDASLPLLERAKFLAIFASNLDEFYMVRVAGLKRRAETGLSVRSADGRSPSEQLEMITTRAQELAVRHANVFIDAVNPALAGAGIDIIGWADLDDEERQRLSGHFTDQVFPVLTPLAVDPAHPFPYISGLSLNLAVTVKDTGTGGEHFARVKVPDNVDRFVRVRRTKAPSAIAAFLPMEDLIAAHLDLLFPGLTVVETHSFRITRNADFEVDEDRDEDLLQAMERELARRRFGKPVRLEVSDDMTEHMLELLLRELEVDPADVIQVPGLLDLSCLWQVYGVDRPELKDAPYVPATPAAFGERETPRNVFAALREGDVLVHHPYDSFSTSVQRFIEQAAADPQVLAIKQTLYRTSGDSPIINALIEAAEAGKQVVALVEIKARFDEQANIKWARALEQAGVHVVYGLIGLKTHCKTCLVVRREGSTIRRYCHIGTGNYNPKTARLYEDVGLFTAAPEIGADLTDLFNSLTGYSRKEDYRNLMVAPLGVRAGIIERIDREIELAREGKDARIRLKANAIVDEQIIDALYRASQAGVPVQIVVRGICGLRPGVPGLSENIEVRSILGRFLEHSRVISFRAQDQTWIGSADLMHRNLDRRVEVMVRVNDPRLTEQLATVFDSALDPMTRCWVLLPDGTWQASPTDADASQVRDHQAFLMRLRRPDQP, encoded by the coding sequence ATGATTGGTGTCGTGAGCGATACGGAAACCATCAAGCAGCCCCCGATTTCCCCGCCACCCGCGGCCGCCACAGCCACGGGCGGTGACGCGACCACGCAACGGTTGCCCCGAGATCGCTACCTCAACCGCGAGCTGAGCTGGCTCGACTTCAACGCCCGTGTCCTCGCCCTCGCCGAGGACGCGTCGCTGCCGTTACTGGAACGAGCGAAATTCCTGGCGATCTTCGCCTCGAATCTGGACGAGTTCTACATGGTCCGGGTCGCCGGGCTCAAACGCCGCGCCGAGACCGGCCTCTCGGTGCGCTCGGCCGACGGTCGCTCACCGTCGGAACAGCTCGAGATGATCACCACTCGCGCCCAGGAACTCGCGGTGCGCCACGCCAATGTCTTCATCGACGCGGTGAACCCGGCGCTGGCCGGGGCGGGCATCGACATCATCGGCTGGGCCGACCTCGACGACGAGGAACGGCAACGACTATCGGGCCACTTCACCGATCAGGTCTTCCCAGTGCTCACGCCGCTGGCTGTCGACCCGGCACACCCGTTCCCCTACATCTCCGGCCTGAGCCTGAACCTCGCGGTGACAGTGAAGGACACCGGGACCGGCGGCGAGCACTTCGCCCGAGTGAAGGTGCCCGACAACGTCGACCGGTTCGTCCGTGTCCGCCGCACCAAGGCACCGTCTGCGATCGCGGCGTTCCTGCCGATGGAAGACCTCATCGCCGCGCACCTGGATCTGCTGTTCCCCGGCCTGACCGTGGTGGAGACCCATTCGTTCCGGATCACCCGCAACGCCGACTTCGAGGTCGACGAGGACCGCGACGAAGACCTCCTGCAGGCGATGGAACGCGAGCTCGCCCGCCGCCGCTTCGGCAAGCCGGTGCGGCTCGAGGTCTCCGACGACATGACCGAGCACATGCTGGAGTTGCTACTACGCGAGCTCGAGGTCGACCCCGCCGACGTGATCCAGGTTCCCGGCCTGCTCGACCTGTCCTGCCTGTGGCAGGTCTATGGCGTCGACCGGCCCGAACTCAAGGACGCGCCGTATGTTCCGGCCACTCCGGCCGCCTTCGGCGAGCGCGAGACGCCGCGCAATGTGTTCGCCGCGCTGCGCGAGGGCGATGTGCTGGTGCACCACCCGTACGACTCGTTCTCCACCAGCGTGCAGCGCTTCATCGAACAGGCCGCGGCCGACCCGCAGGTGCTGGCGATCAAGCAGACCCTGTACCGCACCTCCGGCGACTCCCCGATCATCAACGCGCTCATCGAGGCCGCCGAGGCGGGTAAGCAGGTCGTCGCGCTCGTCGAGATCAAGGCTCGCTTCGACGAGCAGGCCAACATCAAATGGGCGCGGGCGCTGGAACAGGCGGGCGTGCACGTGGTCTACGGCCTGATCGGGCTCAAGACCCACTGCAAGACCTGCCTGGTGGTGCGCCGTGAGGGCTCGACGATTCGGCGCTACTGCCACATCGGCACCGGCAACTACAACCCCAAGACCGCGCGCCTGTACGAGGACGTCGGGTTGTTCACCGCGGCACCGGAGATCGGCGCCGATCTGACCGACCTGTTCAATTCGCTGACCGGCTACTCCCGCAAGGAGGATTACCGCAATCTGATGGTCGCCCCGCTCGGTGTGCGAGCCGGGATCATCGAACGGATCGACCGGGAGATCGAACTGGCCCGCGAGGGCAAGGACGCACGGATCCGGCTCAAGGCCAACGCGATCGTCGACGAGCAGATCATCGACGCGCTCTACCGCGCCTCGCAGGCCGGGGTGCCCGTGCAGATCGTGGTGCGCGGCATCTGCGGTCTGCGCCCGGGCGTGCCGGGTCTGAGCGAGAACATCGAGGTCCGTTCGATCCTGGGCCGTTTCCTCGAACACTCGAGGGTGATCTCGTTCCGCGCACAGGACCAGACGTGGATCGGCAGTGCCGACTTGATGCACCGCAATCTGGACCGCCGTGTCGAGGTGATGGTGCGGGTCAACGATCCCCGGCTCACCGAGCAACTCGCCACCGTGTTCGATTCCGCGCTCGACCCGATGACACGCTGCTGGGTCCTCCTACCGGACGGCACGTGGCAGGCCAGTCCGACCGACGCCGATGCCAGCCAGGTGCGCGACCACCAAGCGTTCCTCATGCGGCTGCGTCGTCCCGATCAGCCGTGA
- a CDS encoding NUDIX hydrolase, which yields MSARQGGSIRDPRVRPNIHAAGAVLWRDSVAGPEIAVIHRPKYGDWSLPKGKLDPGETPVIAAVREVAEETGLPCTLGRYLGHVTYPIPGHRQLKRVDYWAAQAAPGEFTVNAEVDQLRWFTLDQVMDQLSYPMDRQVVRMFARLPAHTSTVLLVRHAKAGKRDQFDGPDASRPLEASGQQQAKALTPNLLAFGASEIHSADPLRCIQTVTPLAEQLNVEINCEPMFSEQGYDSAKGSAQQRFLSLVTDRGVPVVCSQGGVIPDLMHWLAERGALTLPPARNRKGSVWALSFSADRLVAAHHMDRSLSTGIVTA from the coding sequence GTGAGCGCGCGGCAGGGCGGGTCGATCCGGGATCCGCGGGTGCGCCCGAACATCCACGCCGCCGGCGCGGTCCTGTGGCGCGACAGCGTGGCGGGACCGGAGATCGCCGTCATCCACCGGCCGAAATACGGTGACTGGTCGTTGCCCAAGGGCAAACTCGACCCCGGCGAGACCCCGGTGATCGCCGCGGTGCGCGAGGTGGCCGAGGAGACCGGTCTCCCGTGCACGCTGGGCCGCTATCTGGGCCACGTCACCTATCCGATCCCAGGACACCGCCAGCTCAAGCGGGTCGATTACTGGGCTGCCCAGGCCGCGCCCGGTGAGTTCACCGTCAATGCCGAGGTCGACCAGCTGCGCTGGTTCACGCTCGACCAGGTGATGGACCAGCTGTCGTATCCGATGGACCGTCAGGTCGTGCGCATGTTCGCCCGGCTGCCCGCCCACACGAGCACGGTGTTGCTCGTGCGCCACGCCAAGGCGGGCAAGCGCGACCAGTTCGACGGGCCCGACGCTTCGCGCCCGCTCGAGGCGTCCGGACAGCAGCAGGCGAAAGCGCTGACGCCGAATCTGCTGGCGTTCGGCGCATCCGAGATCCATTCGGCCGATCCACTGCGCTGTATCCAAACCGTTACCCCGTTGGCGGAACAGCTGAACGTCGAAATCAATTGCGAGCCAATGTTTTCCGAGCAAGGTTACGATTCAGCGAAAGGATCGGCGCAGCAACGATTTCTGTCGTTGGTAACGGATCGGGGTGTGCCGGTGGTGTGCAGTCAGGGCGGGGTGATACCGGATCTGATGCACTGGCTGGCCGAGCGCGGCGCGCTGACCCTGCCCCCGGCCCGCAATCGGAAGGGCAGCGTCTGGGCATTGTCGTTCAGCGCGGACCGATTGGTCGCGGCACACCATATGGATCGGTCGCTCTCGACGGGAATCGTCACCGCCTGA
- a CDS encoding HU family DNA-binding protein, which produces MNKAELIDVLTEKLGTDRRTATAAVENVVDTIVRAVHKGQSVTITGFGVFEQRKRAPRVARNPRTGETVKVKATSVPAFRPGAQFKAVIAGKQKLASSGPAVKRGVNAPVAAKKAAAKKTAAKKTAAKKATPSKGPAKTTARKAATKAPAAKKTTAAKKTAAKKTTAAKKVTAAKKAPAKKVTAAKKVTAAKKTTAAKTAAKKAPAKKTAAKKTAARRAR; this is translated from the coding sequence ATGAACAAGGCGGAACTGATCGACGTTCTGACCGAAAAGTTGGGTACGGACAGGCGCACGGCTACAGCGGCTGTCGAGAACGTGGTCGACACCATCGTCCGTGCCGTGCACAAAGGTCAAAGCGTCACCATCACCGGATTCGGTGTGTTCGAACAGCGCAAGCGTGCCCCCAGGGTTGCCCGTAACCCGCGTACCGGAGAAACCGTGAAGGTGAAGGCGACTTCGGTGCCTGCCTTCCGGCCGGGCGCTCAGTTCAAGGCGGTGATCGCGGGTAAGCAGAAGTTGGCCTCGTCCGGCCCCGCCGTCAAGCGTGGCGTGAACGCGCCGGTGGCGGCGAAGAAGGCGGCGGCCAAGAAGACCGCGGCCAAGAAGACGGCGGCCAAGAAGGCCACGCCATCGAAGGGTCCGGCCAAGACCACCGCCCGCAAGGCTGCGACGAAGGCTCCTGCCGCCAAGAAGACCACGGCAGCGAAGAAGACAGCCGCCAAGAAGACCACGGCGGCAAAGAAAGTGACCGCGGCGAAGAAGGCTCCGGCCAAGAAGGTCACCGCCGCGAAGAAGGTGACGGCGGCCAAGAAGACCACGGCCGCCAAGACCGCAGCGAAGAAGGCTCCCGCAAAGAAGACTGCAGCGAAGAAGACAGCCGCCCGTCGTGCTCGTTGA